The following are encoded together in the Cynocephalus volans isolate mCynVol1 chromosome 4, mCynVol1.pri, whole genome shotgun sequence genome:
- the LOC134375478 gene encoding olfactory receptor 5M5 encodes MLVPKKMIRGNCTSVTEFILLGLTDRPELQPPLFVLFLVIYLITVGGNLGMMVLIRIDSRLHTPMYFFLASLSCLDLCYSTNVTPKMLVNFLSEKKTISYAACLVQCYFFIAMVITEYYMLAVMAYDRYMAICNPLLYSSKMSKGLCIRLIAGPYVYGFLSGLMETMWTYRLTFCGSNTINHFYCADPPLILLSCSDTFIKETSMFVVAGLNLSSSFLIILISYLFILTAILRIRSAEGRRKAFSTCGSHLVAVTVFYGTLFCMYVRPPTDKSVEQSKIIAVFYTFGSPMLNPIIYSLRNKDVKQAFWKLIRRNVLLK; translated from the coding sequence ATGCTGGTACCTAAGAAAATGATCAGAGGAAATTGCACCTCGGTGACTGAATTTATTCTCTTGGGATTAACGGATCGTCCAGAGCTTCAGCCCCCCCTCTTTGTGCTGTTCCTGGTGATCTACTTGATTACTGTGGGGGGGAACCTTGGGATGATGGTGCTGATCAGGATAGATTCTcgcctccacacccccatgtacttctttcTTGCCAGCTTGTCCTGCTTGGATTTGTGCTATTCCACTAATGTGACTCCCAAGATGTTGGTGAACTTCTTATCAGAGAAGAAAACCATTTCTTATGCTGCTTGCTTAGTCCAGTGCTACTTTTTCATTGCCATGGTGATCACTGAATATTATATGTTAGCTGTAATGGCCTATGATAGGTACATGGCCATCTGTAACCCTTTGCTTTACAGCAGCAAGATGTCCAAAGGGCTTTGTATTCGCCTGATTGCAGGTCCGTATGTGTATGGGTTCCTCAGTGGCCTGATGGAGACCATGTGGACATACCGCTTGACCTTCTGTGGCTCCAATACCATTAATCACTTCTACTGTGCTGACCCACCTCTCATCCTGCTCTCCTGCTCTGACACTTTCATTAAGGAAACATCCATGTTTGTGGTAGCTGGATTGAACCTCTCCAGTTCCTTCCTCATTATCCTCATCTCCTACCTCTTCATCCTCACTGCCATCCTGAGGATACGTTCTGCCGAAGGCAGGCGCAAAGCTTTTTCCACATGTGGGTCGCACCTGGTGGCAGTGACTGTGTTTTATGGGACCCTGTTCTGCATGTATGTTAGACCTCCCACAGACAAGTCAGTGGAACAGTCCAAAATCATTGCTGTTTTCTACACTTTTGGAAGCCCTATGTTGAACCCTATCATTTACAGTCTGAGGAACAAAGATGTGAAACAAGCTTTTTGGAAACTGATCAGAAGAAATGTACTTTTGAAGTAA